From Micromonas commoda chromosome 3, complete sequence, a single genomic window includes:
- a CDS encoding flagellar associated protein has product MDVARAAWFDSAVNQQKTELFNKEDKWAAVGMRQDYAKELADLEREEAEAKAAAEAAAADATQEGEEEWVGGRETVDPSTLSQWERDNRMTNQIGANMWRTCNPAYDARSMNTTSVTKAEFTYDPEEIEPVDKTHFRRRDKFTFYVEAAAKSHNLAKASAKEAAAE; this is encoded by the exons ATGGACGTTGCACGCGCAGCATGGTTCGACAGCGCCGTTAACCAGCAAAAGACCGAATTGTTCAACAAGGAGGACAA ATGGGCAGCAGTGGGGATGAGGCAGGACTATGCCAAGGAACTGGCAGATCTCGAGCGTGAAgaggccgaggcgaaggcggcggcggaggctgccgccgcggacgccacccaagagggggaggaggagtggGTCGGGGGAAGGGAAACCGTGGATCCCTCCACGCTGTCGCAGTGGGAGCGGGACAACAGGATGACGAACCAAATCGGTGCCAACATGTGGCGCACCTGTAATCCCGCGTACGACGCAAGGTCCATGAACACGACGAGCGTGACCAAAGCGGAGTTCACGTACGACCCGGAGGAGATAGAGCCCGTCGACAAAACCCACTTCCGACGCAGAGATAAATTCACGTTTTATgtggaggctgcggcgaagAGCCACAACCTGGCCAAGGCGAGTGCGAAGGAGGCTGCTGCTGAATGA